Proteins from a genomic interval of Asterias rubens chromosome 16, eAstRub1.3, whole genome shotgun sequence:
- the LOC117301154 gene encoding phosphatidylinositol 4-kinase beta-like isoform X2 has protein sequence MEKIPEVTNPLRVHQDITMVNGHSSEVISEEDEYTEVNGTESNHHQPNGGTDYLSMKNITETNLSKLHAKTVDQGRGPTNGFCKLRVGAEQLRSDEPNQVQCPMIGSPMSPNGDLTNGETLDPKTLSLNLPVSLVCEIPQQTEEDRSSSSPTVVQKGITPVDVTISIKDKLPPPKESLLLRLFESKLLDASIAITHLYSSKEPGVQTYIANKLFSLEEADFDFYLPQVLNIYLHMHDLAEVLRPYIIHRCKSSIDFSLQVVWLLDAYMQDTGVQTRKHSRGTKLKRLILSEELRPASKSSKKDCSGSSVSNPPLSPTVLSPTKKTHSRSRSDASCSLVQSAVTLRRVSSTTSAASMGDLSSGHAFDSGCTCFDNTANVLNAMKGRSKVKLECHCQAPRLAVEVQFISALMAIGNRLQGLPTREMRTSRLLAELSMLNMNLPARIWLPTHSDFDYHIVRIPHASGVVLNSKDKAPYLIYVEVLECENKHTSPLPQKILENTLRYTKSEENLQKYFHSDNQISQTPPGTFSVYHQNDSDHDCWSQEDDEILQSYQYSKKNGSSDTISQMSHDSITSTDSREPVYIAAGDVRRRLTDYLTAPSTYFKRDPEDPSAAALKEPWEEKAKRIRASSPYGHLPNWHLKSVIVKCGDDLRLELLAYQLLKQLQNIWKQEHVPLFVRPSHIVVTSNNSGLIEPIINAVSLHQIKKNSKVSLLHYFYSEFGGPSTEGFLTAQKNFVQSCAAYCLVCYLIQVKDRHNGNILLDPTGHIIHIDFGFILSSSPRNLGFEASHFKLTAEFVEVMGGLGSDMFEYFKILMLQGLIAARKHQDKLVQLVEVLQSGEFIKHFTSNWFRTVSCQETPR, from the exons ATGGAGAAAATCCCGGAGGTCACAAACCCCCTCCGAGTACACCAAGATATCACCATGGTGAATGGTCACAGTTCAGAGGTCATATCAGAAGAGGATGAATACACGGAGGTCAACGGGACGGAGTCGAACCACCACCAGCCGAACGGCGGTACCGACTACCTCAGTATGAAGAACATCACAGAGACTAATCTGAGTAAACTCCACGCAAAGACCGTTGATCAGGGGAGAGGTCCCACAAATGGATTCTGTAAGCTGAGGGTCGGCGCTGAGCAGCTCCGGTCTGATGAACCAAACCAAGTGCAATGTCCGATGATCGGCTCCCCAATGAGCCCTAACGGGGACCTGACCAACGGGGAGACCCTGGACCCCAAGACCCTAAGCCTCAACTTGCCTGTGTCGTTGGTATGTGAGATACCACAACAAACTGAAGAGGATCGTTCTAGCAGCAGTCCAACTGTGGTACAGAAGGGAATCACCCCGGTGGATGTTACGATCAGTATCAAAGATAAACTGCCTCCTCCGAAGGAGTCGTTACTCTTAAGACTGTTTGAATCTAAGCTTCTTGATGCATCCATTGCTATTACCCACTTGTACAGCTCCAAAGAGCCTGGTGTGCAGACTTATATTG CCAACAAATTATTCAGTTTAGAAGAGGCGGACTTTGACTTCTACTTGCCGCAAGTTCTCAATATTTATCTCCATATGCATGATCTAGCAGAGGTCCTGCGACCCTACATTATTCACCG GTGTAAATCGAGTATAGACTTTTCACTGCAAGTAGTCTGGCTCCTTGACGCCTACATGCAGGATACGGGGGTCCAGACCCGTAAACACTCACGAGGCACTAAACTCAAGAGACTGATCTTATCCGAGGAGTTGAGACCGGCGAGTAAGAGTAGTAAGAAAGATTGCTCGGGGAGTAGTGTGAGTAACCCACCTCTGAGTCCTACTGTCCTCTCACCGACGAAGAAGACTCATTCCAGATCAAGATCAGACGCTTCTTGTT CTCTTGTCCAATCAGCTGTCACTCTTCGCCGGGTCAGCAGCACAACCTCAGCAGCCTCTATGGGTGACCTCTCCTCGGGTCATGCCTTCGATAGCGGCTGCACCTGCTTTGATAACACTGCCAATGTCTTGAATGCAATGAAggggaggtcaaaggtcaaactggAGTGCCATTGTCAG GCACCAAGGCTAGCCGTTGAGGTTCAGTTTATCAGTGCACTGATGGCTATTGGCAATAGACTCCAAGGGCTACCTACAAGAGAAATGAGAA CGAGCAGACTGCTAGCAGAATTATCGATGCTCAATATGAATCTTCCAGCTAGGATCTGGCTCCCGACCCACTCTGACTTTGACTATCACATAGTACGCATTCCTCATGCGTCTGGAGTTGTCCTCAATTCCAAAGACAAG GCTCCATACCTCATCTATGTTGAAGTCCTGGAGTGTGAGAACAAGCACACCTCCCCACTGCCTCAGAAGATCCTGGAGAACACGCTCCGTTACACCAAATCCGAGGAGAATCTTCAGAAGTATTTCCACAGTGACAATCAGATATCGCAGACACCGCCGGGAACCTTCTCTGTCTACCATCAGAACGACTCGGATCACGATTGTTGGTCCCAAGAAGACGATGAGATACTACAG TCTTACCAATATTCAAAGAAGAACGGTTCAAGTGATACCATATCCCAGATGTCACATGACAGTATAACGAGTACCGATAGCAGGGAACCAGTGTATATCGCTGCAGGAGACGTCAGACGTAGACTAACTGATTACCTGACAGCACCAAGTACTTACTTCAAG CGAGATCCTGAGGATCCATCAGCCGCTGCTCTGAAGGAACCTTGGGAGGAGAAAGCTAAGAGGATTCGAGCATCTTCACCTTATGGTCATCTTCCTAACTGGCATCTCAAGTCGGTCATCGTTAAATGTGGAGACGATCTCAGGCTGGAGTTATTGGCTTATCAGCTTCTTAAGCAACTACAG AACATCTGGAAGCAGGAGCACGTTCCTCTCTTCGTTCGTCCTTCTCACATCGTTGTGACGTCAAACAACAGTGGACTAATTGAGCCGATCATCAACGCTGTATCTCTACATCAGATTAAGAAGAACAGCAAG GTGTCATTGCTCCACTACTTCTATAGTGAGTTCGGTGGGCCTAGCACAGAGGGATTCCTAACAGCACAGAAGAACTTTGTACAGAGTTGTGCTGCATACTGCTTGGTCTGTTACCTGATACAGGTAAAGGATAG ACACAACGGTAACATTCTACTGGATCCTACTGGACACATCATCCATATTGACTTCGGTTTCATCTTGTCGTCATCACCGAGGAATCTTGGCTTTGAAGCGTCCCACTTCAAGCTGACTGCAGAGTTTGTTGAG